Within Gambusia affinis linkage group LG01, SWU_Gaff_1.0, whole genome shotgun sequence, the genomic segment AGATTTGGAATTTGTGTTGCTTGTATGTTACTTTTAGCCCtgttgtgtgttgtgtttttccatgtatTGGTTAATTGATTGTCTTCTTGATGGTAATGGCTTTGCCTCGTTGTTTCCACTATTGCATTGTGTAAATGACATGAGGTTAGTCGGAATTTTGCACATGTTTATGAAATGCATGACAGACTCTCTGTGCTTATTCAGCATTTGGGTATAATGTTGCCTGtatacaaactgaaaaaaatggagAATATATCTGCAAAATGTATCgtttgctatttttattaaagcactCCCAATTAATTCATAAGGTTTTTTTCATATCtattttgtataaatttttatgtttgttttttttttttgccctacAGGGTTCGGCTTTGGGTTTCTGCTGAGGGCTACAACTGTTATAACTGAAAAACTAAGAGAATGGATGAGTACACCAGGGGAAGTGCTTCTAAACATGCTTAAGATGTTCGCTGTATCCCTTATCGTGACAAGCGTGCTTTCAGGCAAGATAAATATGTATTCATATACCTGGTATATTAACTTATAATTGTTATAGAGATAGATTGAAAAGATGCTCACTCATCTTTTTGAggatattttgtaaaaatgttcattaaaacgTGATAATATCTGTATCTATTTATTAGACTCATCTGatattgttacatttatttcttataactaaaaagtaaaagaacatGAAGATCAGTTCTGAAATCAAGACTATTGTTAGGACACACATGAACTGGCATGTTGTCCTTCTCACGACTTCGCCTTCAGAAGaaattctggttctgctctcttTTCTCAGGAGTAACTGGATTAAACACCAAAATGTCCCGGAAAACAGCCATCATCACAGGAACCTTCATCTGTGGCTCTACCTTCATAGTCGTAATTCTTGGTAAATTTATCATGGGCAGCaaattttagaataaatttatGAAGACCGCTATCTTTGTACTGTGTTATTGCTTTTGACATCCTGCCTGATACTTTGTGTTGCAGCAATGGTTCTGACTCTCACAATCCAGCCTGGTGGGGAAGATCATGAAGTAAGCAGTTCTGAAGAGGAGTTGTCAAACTTCGTCTTGCACGTGATGATACAGGATTTTATAAGGTGAGACAAAATTTATGATGTTCtgcattttcaggttttatgttaaatgtgaGATTTTATCATCTTTGACTACTATTAGTTCAACTATATAGGTTTTTGTGAGATGAGACTGGGCAAAATGATATCAtcaagtttttttgtctttaacacTTATCTCAGTTATTTTCTGACTCTCCTTTTACTTGCATAGGAACATGGTTCCAGAGAGCTTCTTTCAGGCTTTCTATGAGCAGGTATGCTTTTATTCTGGCCCACAACTCACTGTGTAATTTCCCATTTGGGGTTTGGAAATTTaacacagtttctttttttttctcccagtaCAAGACTGAGATTgttcagattaaaagaaaagaacctGGCCTCTTACTTGATCCAACACAGGTGAGTATTTTCTTTTgatctttgttttcattatagGAAATAAAGATcattttacagccacaaacttaaattgaagaagaaaaaaatacatggcCTTCAGTTTCTTCTAATTTATAGCCTGAATGGGGAGGTGGTGTTTGCCAATGTGACAGCAAGGTGCGCCATAGTTGTCATTAAGTGTCAGGAGGGGTGCATCACAGGGGAACAGAGGCACATAGGATAAACAACCATGTAAACACTCATACTGTCAGGATCTTgggttgtttgagtttgttttttgctaagTCATTATTTGTGTTCCTAACCTACTTTGTTCTgccttgtttctatttttacatctGTTCCTTCTTAGTTATtctagtaatatttattttttgtgtctagTCCTTTCCTTAGTTATTCTAGTTTTCATTATGTTTCTTAtgtctaattatttttgttagatTCAATTCCTAGTCCCAAGTCTGTTCTCCCTCGCCCTTTGTGccacttcctctttctctcttctcagcctgtttctcttctcacacctgcaacccatTTGCTCATCAGCCCAGATCTTTGTTCAGCATTTAATCGAACAGTATTGATACACCTCTTTCTCAGTCACTCCTTGCTGGTTCGCTCTTTTACTTTCCATTCGGCTCCTTTTcgcttgtgtttatttatttatttttgtatctaaAGGGTTTAACATTTGAATTTGTGAAGGTGATGTGCTCCTACAATATGGTTGTCAGAGGGCTGGAGCCGCctacttgtgtttttttgtgcagaatGTCACTGAGACGAAACTAGTTGGCAAGTATGTTGAAAGACCCAACATGTTAGGACTGGTCATCTGGTCATTCGTCATCGGCATCTTATTAAACAGGACTGGACACGAGGCAAGAAGCACTGTGGAGGCCATTCATTGGATCAATGATGCCATAAAAGTTATGCTCAACTGGGTCTTGTGGTAAGATCAGACAGTATCTGAGcagatttcatttcttttacatattcaCTTCTATTTACACTGGACAGCTGCTTCCGTAcgttcatttaaaatatatttgataccctttttattaaacctttttttttttttttttttgtttcaggtaCTTACCAATTGGAGTTTTGTTCCTGATCGCAGAACATGTGTTGGATGTGCCTGACTGGGCTGCTGTCCTTAAACTCACAAAGTTTGTAGGAGTGGTTGCTGCAGGGTATGTCCAActaccattttcttttcatctttgctACCAAACTGATATCACTGCTCCTGAGATAGCAGTACTGAACTCTACCTGAGTGACATGACAAGAAAACTTTGCTGTGaatatatttacagaacaattttacagattttactgacattttcctCATTTATGTTTAGAGATCAGTTTTTATCAATGCAATTATTTTCAGCCTCTTTACTCTGATTCCTCCAAACATTTGGGGCTTCATGCGCCATATTTTGTGCACAAGTGGGCATgtataaaaattagttttgcaTCAAAGTTTGCGTAAATTCCCGCACACTTTTTTTGCTGGTGTGAAAATGTGCGGGAGCCacgcaaactttttctgtgtaCAATATCAAACTGCAAAGcgtcaaaactcacctaaatGCACAGAAATCTGACTACATTCGGTGTTATTTGAACCAAGAAGCTTCAAACCCgatgtttttcatgattttaatattttattgtttaaacataAACGATAAAACTGAACCGCATTTATTCTCAGACAACAGGATAAcaagcacaaaataaagaaaataaaaaataaaagtatgtaaAAACCTCACTCGAATGTAAATAGcactttttctcagttttggtAACATAAAGATGTAACTCATTGGTCTGTGCACCGAAGAGCATGAAATGCAAATGGGAGTAATTTCTTTCTCACTAATAGCAGATAACCGGGTTGGATTAGCAGATTAACTCAaacctgctgattaaaaataatcaacaggtttgattattttaaggtGATCAAGGTGTGTACGTAATCTGGTGGTGAACATCACCAATGGGTGGGgagacgggtcctgactgtcgtttgtgcttacggaTCAAATGACAtttcagattacccaccctttttggagtccctagagggggtactggagagtgctgctcctggggactcccttgttctgctgggggacttcaacgctcatgTGGGCAACAACACATGAGCGacccccccgatctgaactcgagtggtgttctgttgttggacttctgtgctcgtcacaGATTGTCCATAATAAACACCATGTTCAaacataagggtgtccatatgtgcacttggcaccaggacattCTAGGCC encodes:
- the LOC122830937 gene encoding excitatory amino acid transporter 3-like isoform X1 — encoded protein: MRGNLLQVFCLLGVILGFGFGFLLRATTVITEKLREWMSTPGEVLLNMLKMFAVSLIVTSVLSGVTGLNTKMSRKTAIITGTFICGSTFIVVILAMVLTLTIQPGGEDHEVSSSEEELSNFVLHVMIQDFIRNMVPESFFQAFYEQYKTEIVQIKRKEPGLLLDPTQNVTETKLVGKYVERPNMLGLVIWSFVIGILLNRTGHEARSTVEAIHWINDAIKVMLNWVLWYLPIGVLFLIAEHVLDVPDWAAVLKLTKFVGVVAAGLAIQVLVIFPMIYVVLTKKNPFLIFMQISRALTTAFIIASSAAALPVTLQCCEEKVKIDKKLCRLMLPIVTGINRTGMTVYEVTATIFIAQLYDITLSVGQLIAIGLSSSIVSFGAGGIPATGAVTTILILTAVGLPAKHATILIALEWILDHFTTLVNVLVNVYGVAITNHVWHDDLASLVIVPRAETTYSIKDIEMDLSCLDSDEELISSSPSSHSRSA
- the LOC122830937 gene encoding excitatory amino acid transporter 3-like isoform X3, whose translation is MRGNLLQVFCLLGVILGFGFGFLLRATTVITEKLREWMSTPGEVLLNMLKMFAVSLIVTSVLSGVTGLNTKMSRKTAIITGTFICGSTFIVVILAMVLTLTIQPGGEDHEVSSSEEELSNFVLHVMIQDFIRNMVPESFFQAFYEQYKTEIVQIKRKEPGLLLDPTQNVTETKLVGKYVERPNMLGLVIWSFVIGILLNRTGHEARSTVEAIHWINDAIKVMLNWVLWYLPIGVLFLIAEHVLDVPDWAAVLKLTKFVGVVAAGLAIQVLVIFPMIYVVLTKKNPFLIFMQISRALTTAFIIASSAAALPVTLQCCEEKVKIDKKLCRLMLPIVTGINRTGMTVYEVTATIFIAQLYDITLSVGQLIAIGLSSSIVSFGAGGIPATGAVTTILILTAVGLPAKHATILIALEWILAETTYSIKDIEMDLSCLDSDEELISSSPSSHSRSA
- the LOC122830937 gene encoding excitatory amino acid transporter 3-like isoform X2; translated protein: MRGNLLQVFCLLGVILGFGFGFLLRATTVITEKLREWMSTPGEVLLNMLKMFAVSLIVTSVLSGVTGLNTKMSRKTAIITGTFICGSTFIVVILAMVLTLTIQPGGEDHEVSSSEEELSNFVLHVMIQDFIRNMVPESFFQAFYEQYKTEIVQIKRKEPGLLLDPTQNVTETKLVGKYVERPNMLGLVIWSFVIGILLNRTGHEARSTVEAIHWINDAIKVMLNWVLWYLPIGVLFLIAEHVLDVPDWAAVLKLTKFVGVVAAGALTTAFIIASSAAALPVTLQCCEEKVKIDKKLCRLMLPIVTGINRTGMTVYEVTATIFIAQLYDITLSVGQLIAIGLSSSIVSFGAGGIPATGAVTTILILTAVGLPAKHATILIALEWILDHFTTLVNVLVNVYGVAITNHVWHDDLASLVIVPRAETTYSIKDIEMDLSCLDSDEELISSSPSSHSRSA